The following proteins are co-located in the Alcaligenes faecalis genome:
- a CDS encoding threonine/serine dehydratase, with protein MTTEKVTQENVVQAHERLRSYVHQTPVFDYQTGRLDSAVNFKFEHLQASGTFKARGAFNNLLSLSEEARQQGVTCVSAGNHAVAVAYAAHQMGVKAKTVMIKTASPARVALCREYGAEIVFADNGEQAFELVRQIEKDEQKTFIHPFSTYPTVLGTATLGYEWLQQAGKLDAVLIPIGGGGLAAGVSAAVKLWQPDCVVYGIEPVGANVMALSRQAGEPQKIGAMQSIADSLMAPHTDEFSFRVCQDNIDTLVTVNDDQIRAGMHFLFNEFKLATEPACAVATAALMFPLRKHLAGQRVGVLFCGSNTDTDTFIRHITTPLAQGESCS; from the coding sequence ATGACAACAGAAAAAGTTACCCAGGAAAATGTGGTGCAGGCGCATGAGCGTCTGCGTTCCTATGTGCACCAGACGCCCGTGTTTGATTACCAGACCGGGCGTCTGGATAGCGCCGTCAATTTCAAGTTTGAACATTTGCAGGCCTCGGGCACCTTCAAGGCACGCGGTGCTTTCAACAATTTGCTGAGCTTGTCCGAAGAGGCTCGCCAGCAAGGGGTGACCTGCGTGTCGGCGGGCAATCACGCGGTGGCGGTGGCTTATGCTGCGCATCAAATGGGTGTGAAGGCCAAAACCGTCATGATCAAGACGGCCAGCCCGGCTCGCGTTGCCTTGTGCCGTGAATACGGGGCCGAGATTGTCTTTGCCGATAACGGCGAACAAGCTTTTGAGCTGGTGCGCCAGATTGAAAAGGATGAACAGAAAACCTTCATTCATCCGTTCAGTACCTACCCCACCGTGCTGGGGACTGCCACGCTGGGCTACGAGTGGTTGCAACAGGCGGGCAAGCTGGACGCAGTGCTGATACCGATTGGGGGTGGTGGTTTGGCCGCTGGCGTATCGGCAGCCGTCAAGCTGTGGCAGCCTGATTGCGTGGTCTACGGCATCGAGCCCGTAGGCGCGAACGTCATGGCGCTAAGTCGCCAGGCTGGCGAGCCACAAAAAATCGGTGCCATGCAGTCCATCGCAGACAGTCTGATGGCACCGCATACCGACGAGTTCAGCTTTCGCGTGTGTCAGGACAATATCGATACTCTGGTGACCGTTAACGACGACCAGATCCGCGCTGGCATGCACTTCCTGTTCAACGAATTCAAGCTGGCTACTGAACCGGCTTGCGCGGTGGCGACAGCCGCCTTGATGTTCCCCTTGCGCAAACATCTGGCCGGTCAACGAGTGGGCGTGCTGTTTTGCGGCTCCAACACGGATACCGACACCTTTATTCGCCATATCACCACGCCACTGGCGCAAGGCGAATCATGCAGCTAA